The following proteins are encoded in a genomic region of Prochlorococcus marinus XMU1408:
- the ruvA gene encoding Holliday junction branch migration protein RuvA — protein sequence MISWLKGQIIQNWHISSKRGVVLNVGGVGYEVQLLSKQIDKIENSDFKEFWIHQINREDCTNLYGFREINQRDLFRKIISINGIGPQIAMVLLQDLEVYQLVNAIEEQDLSLLTNSQGIGKRIAERLVVELKNKLQEFTDNTKINVDNQKSSNLNSFGTYIEEIRSILNSLGYMDNEIKDSIKYLTINEKENTLLINTLSTEAKKELMDKHLKEILIRLSQKST from the coding sequence ATGATTAGTTGGTTAAAAGGTCAAATAATACAAAACTGGCATATATCCTCCAAAAGGGGAGTAGTTCTAAATGTTGGTGGTGTTGGTTATGAAGTACAACTATTATCAAAGCAAATAGATAAGATTGAGAATTCGGATTTTAAAGAATTTTGGATTCACCAAATAAATCGTGAGGATTGTACAAACCTATATGGTTTTAGGGAGATTAATCAAAGGGACTTATTTCGAAAAATCATTAGCATTAATGGTATTGGCCCTCAAATTGCTATGGTTTTATTACAGGACTTAGAGGTTTATCAATTAGTTAATGCTATTGAAGAACAAGATTTAAGTTTATTAACTAATTCTCAGGGCATTGGTAAACGTATAGCAGAAAGATTAGTAGTGGAACTCAAAAATAAACTTCAAGAATTTACTGATAATACTAAAATAAATGTAGATAATCAAAAAAGTTCAAACTTAAACAGCTTTGGTACATATATAGAAGAAATTAGATCAATTCTAAATTCACTGGGCTATATGGATAATGAAATAAAAGATTCAATAAAATATTTAACAATCAACGAAAAAGAAAATACATTGCTAATAAATACACTATCCACAGAAGCTAAAAAAGAGCTGATGGATAAGCATCTTAAAGAGATTCTTATAAGATTAAGTCAAAAGAGCACTTGA
- a CDS encoding DMT family transporter, with amino-acid sequence MREKQILKKIEKDRNFRGIKFLIASGLAFSLMSVCVKSINGRIPVSELVFARASISLVITRLVLFKNNINPWGNQKKLLIIRGLLGTLALFCIFKALTILPIATATVIQYIYPTFTVICAHFILKEDILKRIVYSIIIGWIGIILVSQPEFISNRNVIDTFIALTIAIIGALLTSLAYICVRKLSAKEHPLVIIHYFPLVSIPLSLPLIINNFVLPIGFEWIWILGIGFFTQIGQVCITEGLRLIPAGQATSLNYSQVIFSSIWGLLIFKDTISTSVYLGGLCVLISTIISISASKSSKA; translated from the coding sequence TTGAGAGAAAAACAAATTCTAAAAAAAATTGAAAAAGATAGAAATTTTAGAGGTATCAAATTTTTAATAGCAAGTGGTCTTGCATTTAGTCTTATGAGCGTATGTGTGAAATCAATTAATGGAAGAATACCAGTTTCAGAATTGGTGTTCGCGAGAGCATCAATTAGTTTGGTGATAACTAGACTAGTGTTATTTAAAAATAATATAAATCCTTGGGGAAATCAAAAAAAATTATTAATTATTAGAGGTTTACTTGGAACATTAGCTCTATTTTGTATATTTAAGGCTCTAACAATTTTACCTATAGCAACAGCTACTGTAATACAATATATTTATCCTACATTTACAGTTATATGTGCACACTTTATCTTAAAAGAAGATATATTAAAAAGAATAGTTTATTCGATCATCATTGGATGGATAGGAATAATATTAGTTAGTCAACCAGAATTTATTTCAAATAGAAATGTAATAGATACTTTTATAGCATTAACTATAGCAATAATAGGAGCTCTATTGACATCGCTTGCCTATATTTGCGTAAGAAAATTATCTGCTAAAGAGCACCCTCTAGTTATTATTCATTATTTTCCATTGGTATCTATTCCATTATCTTTACCACTTATAATTAATAATTTTGTATTACCAATTGGATTTGAATGGATTTGGATATTAGGTATTGGTTTCTTTACACAAATTGGTCAAGTTTGCATAACTGAGGGCCTAAGACTTATTCCAGCAGGGCAAGCTACCTCACTTAATTATTCTCAAGTAATCTTCTCAAGCATCTGGGGTCTATTGATTTTTAAAGATACAATATCAACTTCAGTTTATTTGGGTGGTCTTTGCGTACTTATATCCACTATTATTAGTATAAGTGCATCAAAAAGTTCAAAAGCGTAA
- a CDS encoding glycine zipper 2TM domain-containing protein has translation MKINSAILSMVLITGSTSVFADDYQKGFSSSRTCTRNEYREEYIPGTRNNPGYIKKWEETVEVPCPGVSSTTNKNKFDNNDCSEGTIAGGILGGGLATAISRGKDRWWAIPAGIIGGSMVGCEIDGG, from the coding sequence ATGAAAATAAATTCTGCGATCTTATCAATGGTTCTAATTACTGGATCAACATCTGTTTTTGCTGATGATTATCAAAAGGGGTTCTCCTCTAGCAGAACTTGCACTAGAAATGAATATAGAGAGGAATACATACCAGGGACAAGAAATAATCCTGGATATATCAAGAAATGGGAAGAGACAGTGGAGGTGCCTTGCCCAGGAGTTAGTTCAACGACAAATAAAAATAAATTTGATAACAATGATTGCTCTGAGGGTACAATTGCTGGAGGAATATTAGGTGGTGGATTAGCCACAGCAATATCCAGAGGTAAGGATCGTTGGTGGGCAATTCCAGCCGGCATAATAGGGGGGTCAATGGTGGGGTGTGAAATAGACGGTGGTTAA